tggcacatgttttcaaggtgcTTTTTGATGCTCaatctaataacataaaaataaagtcaatacgattgctctaagaaaagttattgccgattgaaaacaagggtgcttgtcttttgacttcaacaggtaaaatataaccaaaatccatgtgaaaaacatactatactgatgaaattcggaatgaaggtttaagataaagcagaAACAAAGGATTcgtaaagttcttaaaattatttttggtgaaagggtgtttttttgataggctaaattgtgtgtgagaaaggtatcataacagctaacttaaattttatttatttttaaaactcattgaaaaagttttggttggtataacaattaagaatctataaaaagggtgtttttttttcaagaaattcggaattagtaccacaaaaaatgggaaaaaattgttacaccaatgaaaatttgtacaaatgTTTGAtatataacagaaaccaagaatgtaagtagtctatacaaatattttaggttaaagggtgtttttttttttgggaaatagggaaaatccgcgataagtccgataaaatcaatatggtataaaagttacatttacgaaatttattaaaaatgttgtcttttccatgggaattacgaataaagtaaaactatacatttttttttccgaaagggtgttttttttaggtgtagagaaaatatgggtatatttgaaaaactgtgtaatactagagtaatattagtctTATCCTATTGAAATTGAGCAATTATGTTGCTTTTAAactaagaaacaagaatctaaagtgtctataaaaatatcatggttaaaagggtgattttttttgagtgaaaacaaaaatgatgggtcaccctaataaaatttatttctcgGCCATCTTTAGTgataaagagttgattttttctttaaaagtaagaaaaatgtaaaccataatataagcttttttcgaaataaaaacgaaaatgtggtttttaacaactagaatttgactttaactggctgccattttgtagtaactcactttaatacaatgaaattacatataacgatagaaaatattataaggaagagaatgtatgtttattttttggtctacgtcaaactggagcaaagatataaGCTTAGAAGTaagtaaagtattttttgaataactccgctaaaaagaatgatcaggtggtgagaaattgggtttaagccttttaaatatatcgatcaatgaaataaaaactgacagtgcctctttGCGCAAAGGTTAGGCctttttttccgacgctttgactggagtatatgtACTAAATTCCAATAAGTACATATAATTAATGAGAAATCATTGCATTTTTAGACATTGcacctaatttttttaagaggaAAACTCCTTATATAATGGATgatgtttattttgattttaagagAGTTTTAATGGATaccatttattttaaatagaagTCTTATCATAAACGATGCAGTTATAGTGTTCAAAATACCACCCATAACAGAAAATTtccttttgaaaataatgataaCTGCAATTTATAGGTCgtgttctatttttttgaaaaatggtatttttaacatgtagGCTCCCTTGTACATAAGTTATACATattttcagatgtttttttttttcaaccttcaaaataaaattaatttagccATCACCGAAAATCTCGAACattaagaatttagaaaactaaaagttttcaatatgaaaaagttccacatacgccacagtgttgAACCGAAcacatatattaaaaataaaaaaaaaaataaaatgcactgctgttgttttttgataaaacattttttttgaaagctttgAGAGTACAAGGTAAAGGCAGACAGGTaaaatacatatgtacctaTAGGTACATCAAAAAACATGTGAAAAACTGGATACACCGAAGAAATTTGAGATGGTTGTTTAAGACGAAACAGGAACAAATtccataaagttcttaaaaagaGAATGTTTTTTTAGGAGTTTAGTTATATGTTGGAAAGGTATTATTATTGGtataagagcccccgcacactatacagactttctatcggccgatagtttagtcgggttgggctcctagtgtgcgcacaggcaaccgactaaacagtcgggtcgctaggaaacattttagtttgaaggcaattgtgtagcaaaacaaacttttttttcgatcaaacaaactttttgatcggccgatacttaatcgttgtagtgtgcccactttcatacattttgatactgattaagagaccgactaaactgtcggccgatagaaagtttgtagtgtgcgggggctctaaggTTTGGTTTGTTATTATAGAACCATTAATTTTAAAAGCCCACAATATTATCTTcaggctgtttttttttcaaagaaaagatCAAGTTCAGATTAAGTACCATAAAAACTTAACTTTTaacttttcatatttttccacaCTAGATTCCGTTGATGCACGTATATATGGTGGATCAGAAATTCAAATAACCGATGCACCATATCAAGTATCAATACGTTTAAAAGTCGATGATGCATATAAATTTGGTTATGGACATGTATGTGGTGGATCTCTAATAACAAGTCGTATTGTTTTAACAGCAGCCCATTGTATAGCCGCGtaagtattttttaaacaactttttttccttagttcaaaaaaaataagaaaaaagttttatctATAGATCTCTCGATAAACCTATCCAATACCGAAGTCCTCGTGATTTTACTTTGGTCATGGGTGACACTTATCTCATACGAAAAATTTCAGGAACTCTACAATTTGATGTACAACAGATTGTTGTTCatccaaattttaataaaccagCTTCACTGGAAAACGACATAGCAATGATGTTCTTTAGTGGAAATGTTCcttcaaatcaaaataatgtcCATCTTATTGCACTTAATAAAGCTCCTTTGGCAGCTAACACTCTTTGTAATGTTTCTGGATGGGGTAAAATTAATTCAGTaagtttttttctgattttttctttcttctttcaaattaaCTGAAAAGTTTGAATTTCAGGTTCTAATACCAAATAATCTTATGCAAGCAACAGTTCCAATTGTTCCACAAACAACTTGTGAAAGAAGTTATGGACGTCTCCCACAAACTATGATGTGCGCTGGATTTATGGCCACTGGAGGTGTTGATGCTTGTCAAGGTGATTCAGGTGGTCCATTTGTTTGTAATAATAAATTGGCTGGAGTTGTGTCCTGGGGTACAGGATGTGGTCTTCCTGGTTATCCAGGAGTTTATACGAATGTTTCGTCATTTGTTGGATGGATTGAACAAACAAATGCAACTTTTAATTATAGTTACTATTCTGGAGGATCTTCTTTGGTCAAAAAATCACTGATATTAATAGTTTTAAGCTTATTTATAACAGTTTTTAAGatgaatttataaaatgtttaaaatattaacaattaGTTTTGCTCAAAAAGTCCACTTTACTTGGAAGCGAGTAggtattcaaattttaaacataTATTGGCTGgagtaccacaaggtagtgctTTTAGTCCCATATTGTAGCTTcttttatacctacatattaatATACCTGAAACAGAAGACAATGGAAACTAAGTCTTATAGAAAATGTTCATtagaatattttaataaaaaaaaaaattcttgaagggatacaaaagtttattattatttattgatgTAGTAAGGATAATTTGACAGTAATTGTAGTCTAACATCTTCTTACAGAAATAACCCTTCCAGATTTAGCGTGAACTTGGACCGTGTTACAAGCTCTCTTTCGCCTTTCAATCTGTTCGTCATCATTATTATCTAAAATCGGTTTGTCATCATTATTCTCATCCGGAATTCTAGAATCCTTGTTATTGCGAACCTATAAAATGATATCACATGGAATAacatattaaaaatgtttttaagaaTACCAACGTAAAAATCAAACGCTTGATTAATTTGCGCCTTAAATTCTTTGAATTCACTTTCAGAAAGCTCATCTTCGGGTCTAACTTGATCTAAAGATTCATCAAATTCTCCATAGACTGAGGCAATTAATGCAAAGATACAAATAACTTTtagaatcatttttgttttgcaagtGATGAGAGAGCAGGTTAAGAGTAGTTTGAATATTGAATTAAACTTTTGATAAACTGATAAAAAGTACTTAAAGGCAGCATTATTTATACCTATTTAAACCTAGCAAGTTTAACTAATAATCtaaaaataaagttgtttttCATGTATTTTATTACAACTTGATGTAAGTAGGGTCAAAAAGGTCAAATTAGagctcaaaataaataattaactttATGATAAATATTGGTGAGTTATCTTTAGTCTACTTTTGTCTTAAGCCTCAGTAGTTGTAACATAAaacttaataactttttttatttaatcagaAAAATCAttgaacaaacaaaataaaattaaaaaaaaattattcacatAACTAAATGAAAATCTTGACAACATGTAAAACTTAATATATggcaggattaaaaaaaaatcgttttatttatattaaacgGAATTCAATTCAACCTCAACTGTTTTATTTTACCTATAATCATTTTGTTGTGTAAAATAttaggaaaataaaaaatataaaacacggTTAGAATTTGGTAAAAATTAAGGAAATTGGACAATAGGGGACTTCTTGCAGTTTTATAGGAATTTTAGATGGGTTTAAATCATCACAGGATCATTAGAGGGACATTTATACTTAttggggtcaaaatcatggagttggaaaatttgatttccaggcatttttttttttttaataaaaataaagcttttttctcatttaccaattaaaatagttgGCATGCATCTAAGAATATATATTTGTTCCGGTTAGAAaagtttccatttcttttttattgcatctaatatactttaaaaaaaaacgttcccggacatgtccataactcaaaagCTGAAAATCAAATGGCTTAAAATCAcataaaagttaattatttttgagAATTTCTTTTCTTAACACTACATATACACAATACTCTTTATTAattggtacatctcttacaaaaaaattaagttttgctattttttataaattgataaaagttgtcccaagaaaaatgacacataatacaaacatttattaatgtatcaatattttaatcatctaacgtacaaaaaggtgctgcaagcagtttttaaagtttattttgtaTAGATTTATCATACCACACCTTTTTTTAgggataaatatataaaatgtattttagaaactagttttagtttcatttttaagtaccGTACATCAATTAAACGTCATTctgggaacgcttgttttggtTTATAGCtagattgaaatttaaatttgttggtgatattatgatcaaaaatcgaggccactacaatataatctcaaaaatatatcGTTTTACTTTGTTAATTgttacataaaaaacaaaaataaattaaggtcaaaacgtcatttccgggaacgctcttagaatctggataaataatgtagtcttacactcataattttgcatttttttggtattgttactctaagtatggctgtaataaacaattttatcaaaaaagttacaacaaaaacaaaagaaaaaattacttatggcctaagtgtttgatttatttaagacctACTATCTTAGTACCTATAATAATATATCATTCACCACCATTtcgaggaacgtttttctagtactaatttttggggttcagcggtaaattgaaaaatatacatttttgtgctctgcccgttcatgagccgacaaattatggctataaagcgaacatttgagcatgaaatttgtattataaaacaaagtattgattttttaaggattcggtcatcgaaatttcccaccaTGATTTTGGCCCATTGGATATTTTACCtaaaaatttatacaatttcTGAATATGGAATTGTGTATGAATGTTccataatttcaaatttttcgaaaGCATTTTTTACCGGATACAGTTTTAAATTCCGAATAAAAACGTAAAAggttaaaataaacaaaatttcaacttttattttccagATCTACATTTGGAGTCTGAGTCCAGCAAGAATATGGGACCGACTTGTATACTTTATATTTTATGGGAAATTCCATGGAAAAAACGAAgcaggtttttcaaaaatacaaagtGTGATAGAAATGTTAACCCCAAATACCCAACCGAAGAAATGACATTAAGGtcatattttattcattaacgTTTAGAAGCTGCATGCTTTTGGAGGTGATAAACCACTCTCagagaaaaaattgttaatatagGGGTAACCTATAGGGACTGACCATATAACCGAGTTGGCGACTGCCGTCCGGGCCCTCAGCTATCTtatagttacaaaataaaaattcataaagaaCATATAGAAAAcaagtacaaataaaaaatttcaaacataaaACATTCTCATGGCTAAAGAACAGGAGTCGGTATAACAAGTGCAGGCCCTAAATCAAACTATTTGactatcagccctattctgctattcgattcacgtgaatcgaaggaTTTCATTGCTTTGTTACGTCAAGCTGGTTttgaaaaacatataacatGTATGCCAGGGCCCCAAGTTATATTGTATGTAGGGAAGAAACATTATTTAagatataaatacaaattattgGGTTTTTCGCGTACTACATGGATGGCCAGCGGAACTAGTCCTCGGTATTCGACTAGTATTCGACCCCTGTAAAAATTAAATGCGTTTTATAAATtccaaatacaaattaaaattatttcaatttcaaaatcactGTTAGACTGCGTAgactatctgttttttttttttaaacaaaattctgaataagactaatcaaaaataaaaaaaatgaactctatacattttcttaaaagaaaaaataaagacaacaaAGGCCCCCACTAAAATTTTGCCCCGGGGCCTCAGGAGTTTAACGCATTCCTCTTGGGGCCCTGCTCTCAtactctatttatttatttttaagatgtaatttttaatattaaaaagccaaatattaaaaagccaaattaGTTTAGAAGcaccaaaaatcttaaaaattaaattgttgtgGTATTGTacctaattatttatttttttttttttttttgttccatggATCAAGTAGCGGTGCGGGCCCCTTTACCCCAGTTCGACCCtggggaaaatattttaattagtttttaaaaaaaaggctaTTCGCGGATATTTTAATAGTCAATGGAAATACTCATATTCCCCAAACTATATTAAATAGTCAATGTTAGTTATGTTTTATGTATAATGTGACTAATTAAATAGTCACTgaataactatttaaaatagttatcacggttttaaatatttttttctctgagagCACTCATGAGTGTatgattattaaattttgtaatacaatcaacacccgacaaacaattttggttctataaggctttacagatgcaattgttgcttctgtaaagcattatagaagcaaaattgttagtacggccatcgttatatttgaaagtgatataagtcacattttgcgcattatttttttttttttttttaaatattaatttattcaatcaaaaactaactaactaacccATCTATTGACTGCAATTTTTTATCTGGAAAAGAGATACCGTTAAATTTTGgttactttaaaaatcaatttaattgtttttttttttacatggacTTATActactttcaaatataacgactcaTATGATCTTCTGCTAAAGTATAGAAGAATGTGAAGttattgtactagatttctactcataaGTATTATACAACGTTTAATAACCTTCCGCACAGAGGCACTATCATTTTTTATtacatggatcgataggggtaccTATATTTAAAAGGATTTAGACCACTTTCTCACcccctgatcattctttttagcgaaGTTATTcgttgggatattttacttctaataTCTTGGCTCCAgtatgtcgtagaccaaaaaatgaaCATACATTCTACATACATTCCCTTCcctataatattttctatcgtttaaatgaaatttcataGTATTAAGGTGAGtaactacaaaatggcagcccagttaaagtcaaattttagttgttgaaaaatcaaattttcgttaTAATTTCGAAGAAAGCTTATAATtatgattaacattttttaacctATTTTATAGCACTATTAatttcctgcattttaaagaaaaaatcaactctttatcaccaaagatatccgagcaattgataaatgtttgttcgttacaacatttcctatcgatttggtgcacattttttttttttgtttaaacacattaaaaaataaataatattaagtcgAAATCggttttttgtttagaaaagtcttgccttattattttgcaaacggtgcaaaTATTGGctcacaaaataaaatactattaTGCAGTCATTTAAATTatctataattaaaaaaaaattagctctctacgacctacacgagccgagaaattaattttttcaataaatgttccaaatgaTTAATGTTATTCATAATGGGTCTAGGAAATTActcaaaaatcatctgtactaaGTTTGAAACCAATCCATTCATACGTTCATTCCCTAGCTAAATGTATatagatggacgcacagaccgacacGGGCGGGCGGTCTGACGAAAACCAACACATCATCGTAATTTTGGTCTTGATTAAAACCGcgatttttttctacacgaatccaatacttgccctatagatctacaagtaaaaaacaaagctttttgaaagtcaaaattaaatgattaattgaaaaagaagccATTTTGTCTACAAAGCGTTTGAGTACTTTTGTACAATTATTTTTTCCCTTAAAGGATTTCATCCCAGCTCTTTAAAAATTTGGTAGTACCGTACTCATTATTAAACTACCACTTCCAAAGAAGCCATTAAAAGTAggtaaaagtaggtatttttcatttttttttttaatgttaacaacaaataataaaattcggGTTTTCTTAAAAGCGGCTTAATGTCATCTAAGAGGTCAACTTTAAAAATTTGGCAGTAtttcacttttgaaaaaaaaaacgtaaaaaccGTAACTTAAAAAAAGGGTTCGTAAAAAAAGTTAAGTAGGTCCAACGACAATTTGTATATTGTCTCAGTCCACGTGGAATGTTTTTAATGTTCAAAAAAGTAGCGTGATTTGGGGAAATATCTCACAAGCAAAGTATGGAAAAATTAATGAACACAAAAAGTTTCAATtagaacattttaataaaagaaaagtcgcaaacatttttcaaaaaacaccaaaatttttattatagtttCATGTCTATGTCTTAAGAAAAAGTTGACTTTCCGGATTTAGATCCAACTTGATCGACTGTTTTCCTCTACAATTATTGGTTCACCATCTTCATAAGGGTTTGGCTTTGGATTTGTAAAACGCTCTGAACTAGGAACCTATAGAATGACATGAATAAAGTGACATGAATaccaaaaaaaggtttttttttcaagaataccAACCCCATAATAGACATTTCCAAAATGACCACGATTTTGCAATTCCAATTCTCTTAGATTATTTTCATGATCTGTTAATTTCTCTTTTAAAGCCTGAATAATTTCTTCGGGTTCAGGTAGTTTCTCCGATTCTTCATCTCCATAGACTGAGGCAATTCCAATTAATGCAAAGATACAAATAACTTTTAGAATCATTTTTGTCTTAAATAACAAGTGGTTAGGTCTTCTGCAGGTTAACTATGAGTATTTCTATTGTACTGAGCTTTAACTGATAAAAAAGTACACTATGCAGCATTATTTATACCTACCAGATAGGTAATAATAATAACTAATAGGtattcttaaaataaagttattttgtatttattttgttgcaACTTGATGTGTGTGTAAGGTCTATAAGGTCAAattcagaataaaaaattaatctttaaaataaatgttgatGAAGTATCTGAATTTctacacacagagaaaaaaagcagttactttttaactatattctaactattttcatagttaaatacgggataactattttaaaaatagttatttgtgactattttaatagtcaatcaaagtattttccaaattaactattaaaatagtcaaaTTAACTATTAAACTAGTTATTTGTGGATGGAGGGAGGGGCTATATagtacaatacatttttttttttgtacaaaaacaccaaaaatttaACGAAATAAGTTGGCTTAGAACGATTTTAGATTTATCggtataaaacttaaattaaaaaaaccctaagtgggcaaaatggcctacttagtactcgggtaaaatggcatacttacttTCACGTGCCATTTTATACttactttcacattttcatttgtttatagTGAGAATGGTTGCTAAACATATACGATATACAGAGAGGCAGTCCTGAACTGAGGTAAGCCCATCCAAAATCTGGAAAGAAGCCTCCAAAACATTcgaaattgcaaaaaatataGTAAGGAGACGGGCAACCAACATTACCGGATGTTTGAATGACTCGTAGAAAGATCTGGGGGATTTAGTACCACTTGTtgcaagaaaatggaaaaggagcGCTTTGActatattttgcatttaaaatcacgtatagTTGGCGGTGGTGGGCCATTTTACCAGCGtgaatttgatcagtgaaatttgaagacgtttaaaattaaatactttttggaatttttttaactcgcaaagcaaaaaaaaaaaactaaaagagtaatatattaaactttgaaaagtgtATAGCATTAAAGTTGGAACGTTACTTTTTCCttagggggccattttaggccaccttcccctaacTATTGTCTGTTCAAAAATACTTATTCGCGAAATTTCATTGATTTCTATAAAGTGACTATgcaaatagttacaaaaaaaactatacttttctctGAGTATACTATTTGCAATAGTCACTTGAtataattcattgaaattttgcgaataaaggcttaactacactCAACAAAAGTACagtgaaaaagtagaaaattgaaaattttcaacttGACTGTGTAATGATTTCcattttttggtgaaaaaaaaaaaaacgatttatattatgtactcttttttacaaTCAAATTgcgagataaaaaaatattttcacatttgtactttgcaaaaagtggccaatggAGTTAAGCCTAAACTATTTTTGAACagagaataaaaatatttacaaaatatattttaaaatttacattataTTAGTCacatccaacaacaacaaaattgaaatattgtagttgtatgcaaaaaaaattccaaactggaacgataacgttcaggtgtggaattttgttaatacaattacccgtacaaCACTACCGCATACCTACTTCTGCGGTGATGACAAGACTGAAAGCAGTTAACGATTTTATAGCCTGTTTTTTTCACTAAAGTGCCAAATGAGATATGTAGTTTCGCACTAAAGTACTGAATTAGctagttttcaaattttagttctcttatttgtttttaatcaataaataatacctaatcattttcatcaataatcatttttatcaaaaaaacaaaaccgacttccatggctaaaactgggttttatggtttttctaataattcctatggccagaactgaacgaaaattgcagccaccagctatccaatacaaaaagaattatcaaaattggttcactcagtccaaagttatgagttaACAAAATaactcctttttggaagtcggt
This DNA window, taken from Episyrphus balteatus chromosome 2, idEpiBalt1.1, whole genome shotgun sequence, encodes the following:
- the LOC129910370 gene encoding trypsin-like; its protein translation is MNCKIFKFTAFIISCSYIFKTVQCDSVDARIYGGSEIQITDAPYQVSIRLKVDDAYKFGYGHVCGGSLITSRIVLTAAHCIAASLDKPIQYRSPRDFTLVMGDTYLIRKISGTLQFDVQQIVVHPNFNKPASLENDIAMMFFSGNVPSNQNNVHLIALNKAPLAANTLCNVSGWGKINSVLIPNNLMQATVPIVPQTTCERSYGRLPQTMMCAGFMATGGVDACQGDSGGPFVCNNKLAGVVSWGTGCGLPGYPGVYTNVSSFVGWIEQTNATFNYSYYSGGSSLVKKSLILIVLSLFITVFKMNL
- the LOC129910371 gene encoding uncharacterized protein LOC129910371 → MILKVICIFALIASVYGEFDESLDQVRPEDELSESEFKEFKAQINQAFDFYVRNNKDSRIPDENNDDKPILDNNDDEQIERRKRACNTVQVHAKSGRVISVRRC